One stretch of Epinephelus lanceolatus isolate andai-2023 chromosome 15, ASM4190304v1, whole genome shotgun sequence DNA includes these proteins:
- the LOC117250974 gene encoding molybdenum cofactor biosynthesis protein 1-like isoform X1 gives MRGLNEGELLDFVALTEKKPLEVRFIEYMPFDGNKWNFKKMVSYQEMLDRIRQQWPKLEMFQCGHTETAETFKVPGFKGQVGFITSMSDHFCGSCNRLRITADGNLKVCLFGSSEVSLRDVLRSGASDEELLQIIGAAVGRKKKQHAGMFSISQMKNRPMILIGTTSQMPLSLPQSQDSQRAFPIVSHLTNNTFLSPAAAPHTCSSGSRRVLNREGFLCLPDCTALTQAGRVCCSRTLKSGGTHVRSHFNKEKLNTMDCLHSAAPLRSSEFSNALTFISGHTKTASFILRTNVMSYINTDCLRYAQAGGPNALKSHILGTPGKPIFCTLLMNAKLNLKQRSVRLCHNQSSSKDPSVKVRQSVRDHTQSGTNIYNADLNETTEAQLTHTDAQGRAAMVDVGGKAPTRRTATARATVILGPTAFRLLRNNQLAKGDALAVAQLSGIMASKQTSALIPLCHPLPLDHASVTFDLDELQKAAVITATCRTTGRTGVEMEALTAVSVAALTIYDMCKAVSHDIIITDVKLVSKTGGKRDFHHHP, from the exons ATGCGAGGCCTCAATGAGGGTGAGCTGCTTGATTTTGTGGCGCTGACAGAGAAGAAGCCTCTGGAGGTGCGTTTCATCGAATACATGCCCTTTGATG GCAACAAGTGGAACTTCAAGAAGATGGTGAGTTATCAGGAGATGCTGGACCGCATCAGGCAGCAATGGCCCAAACTGGAAATGTTTCAATGTGGACACACAGAAACGGCCGAG ACTTTTAAAGTGCCAGGCTTTAAAGGTCAGGTGGGCTTCATCACCTCCATGTCTGACCATTTCTGTGGCTCCTGCAACCGCTtacgcatcactgcagatgggAACCTCAAG gTATGTTTGTTTGGGAGCTCTGAGGTGTCTCTGAGAGATGTCTTGCGCTCCGGGGCATCAGATGAAGAGCTACTGCAAATCATTGGAGCTGCTGTGGGCAGGAAGAAGAAACAACATGCAG GCATGTTTAGTATCTCTCAGATGAAGAACAGGCCGATGATCCTCATTG GCACCACATCCCAAATGCCTTTGTCTCTGCCACAGTCACAAGACAGCCAGAGAGCTTTCCCCATTGTTTCTCATCTTACAAACAACACATTCctctctccagcagcagctcctcacaCATGTAGCTCAGGCAGCAGGAGAGTCCTGAATAGAGAGGGTTTTTTGTGCCTTCCAGACTGCACTGCTTTAACACAAGCAGGCCGTGTCTGCTGCTCCAGAACCTTAAAGAGTGGGGGTACCCATGTTAGGTCACATTTCAACAAAGAGAAACTTAATACGATGGACTGCCTCCACAGTGCAGCACCCCTTCGCTCATCTGAGTTTAGTAATGCTCTAACTTTCATCAGTGGTCACACTAAGACTGCAAGTTTTATTCTGCGCACAAATGTCATGAGCTACATTAATACAGACTGTCTCAGGTACGCACAAGCCGGGGGGCCTAATGCTTTGAAGAGCCACATACTCGGGACCCCGGGAAAACCTATTTTTTGCACACTACTAATGAATGCCAAATTAAATCTTAAACAACGCAGTGTTAGACTGTGCCACAATCAAAGTTCCAGCAAAGACCCCAGTGTCAAAGTCAGACAATCTGTGAGGGATCACACACAGTCAGGCACAAACATCTACAACGCTGACCTTAATGAAACAACCGAAGCCCAGCTTACACATACAGACGCCCAGGGCCGAGCCGCCATGGTGGATGTCGGAGGGAAAGCTCCCACACGTCGAACAGCCACAGCCCGTGCCACCGTCATCTTGGGCCCCACCGCCTTCCGGCTGCTTCGGAATAACCAGCTGGCTAAGGGTGACGCCTTGGCAGTGGCGCAGTTATCTGGCATCATGGCTTCCAAGCAGACCTCAGCCCTCATCCCGCTCTGCCACCCACTCCCCTTAGACCACGCCTCTGTCACCTTTGACCTTGATGAGCTGCAGAAAGCTGCAGTCATTACAGCAACGTGCCGCACTACAGGCAGGACCGGAGTTGAGATGGAGGCTTTGACGGCCGTATCCGTCGCTGCGCTAACCATCTATGACATGTGCAAGGCAGTGagccatgacatcatcatcacgGATGTAAAACTGGTCAGTAAGACAGGCGGAAAGAGGGACTTTCATCATCACCCGTGA
- the LOC117250974 gene encoding molybdenum cofactor biosynthesis protein 1-like isoform X2, whose amino-acid sequence MLPLRSAGNKWNFKKMVSYQEMLDRIRQQWPKLEMFQCGHTETAETFKVPGFKGQVGFITSMSDHFCGSCNRLRITADGNLKVCLFGSSEVSLRDVLRSGASDEELLQIIGAAVGRKKKQHAGMFSISQMKNRPMILIGTTSQMPLSLPQSQDSQRAFPIVSHLTNNTFLSPAAAPHTCSSGSRRVLNREGFLCLPDCTALTQAGRVCCSRTLKSGGTHVRSHFNKEKLNTMDCLHSAAPLRSSEFSNALTFISGHTKTASFILRTNVMSYINTDCLRYAQAGGPNALKSHILGTPGKPIFCTLLMNAKLNLKQRSVRLCHNQSSSKDPSVKVRQSVRDHTQSGTNIYNADLNETTEAQLTHTDAQGRAAMVDVGGKAPTRRTATARATVILGPTAFRLLRNNQLAKGDALAVAQLSGIMASKQTSALIPLCHPLPLDHASVTFDLDELQKAAVITATCRTTGRTGVEMEALTAVSVAALTIYDMCKAVSHDIIITDVKLVSKTGGKRDFHHHP is encoded by the exons ATG CTTCCTCTTCGCTCTGCAGGCAACAAGTGGAACTTCAAGAAGATGGTGAGTTATCAGGAGATGCTGGACCGCATCAGGCAGCAATGGCCCAAACTGGAAATGTTTCAATGTGGACACACAGAAACGGCCGAG ACTTTTAAAGTGCCAGGCTTTAAAGGTCAGGTGGGCTTCATCACCTCCATGTCTGACCATTTCTGTGGCTCCTGCAACCGCTtacgcatcactgcagatgggAACCTCAAG gTATGTTTGTTTGGGAGCTCTGAGGTGTCTCTGAGAGATGTCTTGCGCTCCGGGGCATCAGATGAAGAGCTACTGCAAATCATTGGAGCTGCTGTGGGCAGGAAGAAGAAACAACATGCAG GCATGTTTAGTATCTCTCAGATGAAGAACAGGCCGATGATCCTCATTG GCACCACATCCCAAATGCCTTTGTCTCTGCCACAGTCACAAGACAGCCAGAGAGCTTTCCCCATTGTTTCTCATCTTACAAACAACACATTCctctctccagcagcagctcctcacaCATGTAGCTCAGGCAGCAGGAGAGTCCTGAATAGAGAGGGTTTTTTGTGCCTTCCAGACTGCACTGCTTTAACACAAGCAGGCCGTGTCTGCTGCTCCAGAACCTTAAAGAGTGGGGGTACCCATGTTAGGTCACATTTCAACAAAGAGAAACTTAATACGATGGACTGCCTCCACAGTGCAGCACCCCTTCGCTCATCTGAGTTTAGTAATGCTCTAACTTTCATCAGTGGTCACACTAAGACTGCAAGTTTTATTCTGCGCACAAATGTCATGAGCTACATTAATACAGACTGTCTCAGGTACGCACAAGCCGGGGGGCCTAATGCTTTGAAGAGCCACATACTCGGGACCCCGGGAAAACCTATTTTTTGCACACTACTAATGAATGCCAAATTAAATCTTAAACAACGCAGTGTTAGACTGTGCCACAATCAAAGTTCCAGCAAAGACCCCAGTGTCAAAGTCAGACAATCTGTGAGGGATCACACACAGTCAGGCACAAACATCTACAACGCTGACCTTAATGAAACAACCGAAGCCCAGCTTACACATACAGACGCCCAGGGCCGAGCCGCCATGGTGGATGTCGGAGGGAAAGCTCCCACACGTCGAACAGCCACAGCCCGTGCCACCGTCATCTTGGGCCCCACCGCCTTCCGGCTGCTTCGGAATAACCAGCTGGCTAAGGGTGACGCCTTGGCAGTGGCGCAGTTATCTGGCATCATGGCTTCCAAGCAGACCTCAGCCCTCATCCCGCTCTGCCACCCACTCCCCTTAGACCACGCCTCTGTCACCTTTGACCTTGATGAGCTGCAGAAAGCTGCAGTCATTACAGCAACGTGCCGCACTACAGGCAGGACCGGAGTTGAGATGGAGGCTTTGACGGCCGTATCCGTCGCTGCGCTAACCATCTATGACATGTGCAAGGCAGTGagccatgacatcatcatcacgGATGTAAAACTGGTCAGTAAGACAGGCGGAAAGAGGGACTTTCATCATCACCCGTGA